GCCTTCACGACATTTGGAGCTTTCGCATTCGCCAATGCTACCGCGGCATCGATCCGGTCCATTCGGAAGTAAGCCTCGGGCCATACATAGCTTTTGAGACGCAATGCTGATTCCGGATCGGTCAGATCCACCGGCGCAACATCGCATCCGCGGATCGAGCATATCTGCGGCTCTGTTGAAGGCGGAGGCTCGCCGCGCCATTCCGGCTTGATCTGCATCGGGCTGGATTTCGGGCCAACGCACACCCCGCCAAGATCAAACCGGTACCGCTCCATCATGGTGTTGATTCCAGCGCTGGATCCCAGTTCAAGCATCTCGAACTTTGGCGGCACGAATTGAGCAAGCCACAAAAGCCCGGCCATCAGGCTGGCTGAGCGGCCAGCTTCGTTCGTTTGAGGCGGCCCGTCGAGCCACGGCAAAAGCCGCGCGTCATATGTTTCGACAAGCTCGCAAACCAGCGCGTCGACAGCCGTTTGATCAGTCATGCGACCGGCATAGACATTCTCCAGCCGCTGATCCTCGCCGGTCAGAACCAGATTGTGCAGCGCACCCGCGATGCGCAGCGGCATTGCATCTTTAACCACCAGCCCTTGCCAGTTCGCCATGCGCCGACCGGTGGCGGTGTCGCCGTCAAGAAGCTTCAGCGTTGCGCGAATGACGCGCGCCGTTCCGGGCGCCCCGCCCTTTTCGGCATGCTCGGCCTGCCATTCGATACCCTCGGGAACCGACGCCATGTCCATCAATGCACTGTCCGCCACTGCGCCTCCTTTTCATTGCCCTTTCTGCCGCCAGTCACTAAGTGCCGCCACGCAATGACTGACAACGTGAACAACCTGCTGACTTTCGCCATTCCCAAAGGCCGCATTCTTGATGAAGCGCTGCCTGTGATGGCGCATGCGGGCGTGGTGCCGGAAGATGGCTTTCACGACAAGAGCAACCGCGCACTCAGTTTTGCGACAACGCGTCCAGATATGCGCCTGATCCGTGTGCGTGCATTCGATGTCGCTACCTTTGTTGCGCATGGTGCAGCGCAGATCGGCATTGTCGGCTCCGATGTGATCGAAGAGTTTGATTATGCGGACCTTTACGCACCGGTAGACTTGGATATCGGCCACTGCCGACTTTCAGTTGCACGCATGGACGGTGACGAAGCGCCCAGCGGCACTGTCAGCCACCTGCGCGTTGCAACCAAATATCCCAACCTCACGCGCCGGCATTTCGAAGCACAGGGCATTCAGGCCGAATGCGTCAAGCTGAACGGAGCCATGGAACTGGCACCGTCGCTGGGTTTGGCCCGGCAGATCGTGGATTTGGTATCGACCGGTGCGACGCTGAAGCAGAACGGCTTGGTCGAGACTGACCGTATTCTGGACATTTCTGCGCGGCTGATCGTCAATCGCGCGGCGCTGAAAACCGATCCGCGCGTCGCTGAACTGGTGTCTGCATTCCGCGAGTTTGCCAGCAAGAAGGCCGCCGCCTGATGCAAAGGCTGGTTTCCTCTGACCCGGATTTTGCGCAGGCGTTTGACACGCTGGTCAATGCACGGCGCGAAAGCGATGCCGATGTGAGCGCGGACGTGGCGCGCATCCTAGCCGA
The Altererythrobacter ishigakiensis genome window above contains:
- a CDS encoding DUF2332 domain-containing protein, whose translation is MADSALMDMASVPEGIEWQAEHAEKGGAPGTARVIRATLKLLDGDTATGRRMANWQGLVVKDAMPLRIAGALHNLVLTGEDQRLENVYAGRMTDQTAVDALVCELVETYDARLLPWLDGPPQTNEAGRSASLMAGLLWLAQFVPPKFEMLELGSSAGINTMMERYRFDLGGVCVGPKSSPMQIKPEWRGEPPPSTEPQICSIRGCDVAPVDLTDPESALRLKSYVWPEAYFRMDRIDAAVALANAKAPNVVKANAAEFVSDALATPQEVGVTRVLFHSIVWQYVPADQQQIVEAKMAKAAAEATPERPLAWLMLETNRETFKHELTVRYWDGSAGCGEPNLLACAHPHGAWVEWLSS
- the hisG gene encoding ATP phosphoribosyltransferase; translation: MTDNVNNLLTFAIPKGRILDEALPVMAHAGVVPEDGFHDKSNRALSFATTRPDMRLIRVRAFDVATFVAHGAAQIGIVGSDVIEEFDYADLYAPVDLDIGHCRLSVARMDGDEAPSGTVSHLRVATKYPNLTRRHFEAQGIQAECVKLNGAMELAPSLGLARQIVDLVSTGATLKQNGLVETDRILDISARLIVNRAALKTDPRVAELVSAFREFASKKAAA